In Xylocopa sonorina isolate GNS202 chromosome 4, iyXylSono1_principal, whole genome shotgun sequence, the sequence AAGTAAGCCGCGTCCGCCTTTGATTATACAGAGACTGGCCTCGCAGACTTTCTTTTATCGATCACACGGCACGTTCATGCGTGCGGGAATCAAAGGAGCAAAAATTGCCAAGCACCGTTCATCAATTACACAGAGGCGTGATTTCCTTGAGATCCGCGATGATTCTTCGAAGGATTTGCGGTGTGACGGAGCGCAGCACTTCTGCGGCAAATTGCGGCATTTTTGTTATCAATTTTTCAACTTACACAGCGCTCCAATTCAGTTTCTAGCTATTCTCCTTTCTCGACCCTGGTATATTCTATTCTTTCTGTATTCGAAAGTATTCCGCGTTACTCGAGCGTTCGTAATATCCACTTAAATCACGGCTAACGTTCCATTCATTAACCGTCGCATCAATTATTGAATAATGATACCATTATTTAAAGTACACACATTACGCGGACAATTGTCCTCGGTCTCGCTTTTAGAGCCGCGATCGTTTCTACTCACAGCGTCCAGTTCTTTCATCTTCGTGGCTCTCTCATTTTTAATTCCGCAGTCCAACTCTGGTATTCGATACCCGGAGCCACATTATCCTATTATATCCTAATTAAATCCGCACGCGCGTACAGGTAAAGGAAGAGGGAGGGGCTGTTCCGGAAATTCCGCGCGAAATTCGCATTCCCCTCGTTTACTCGACTTCTTAACTCTCCGTCCTCGATCCCCGACTGGTTTcccattacattttaccatttcGTTAGCCGCAAAGCCGGCGCACTTTATTCCATTGTTCCCATTACCGATGCGCACGCGAGTCAGCTACGAAAGAATCGACGATTCCAGAACCGCTTTGCGGTTAACAGCTTCCGAGTGGCGTGCCTAGCACTTGCCGATACTCCTTAACGCTACGCTGCTCAAACTACCCTTTTGTTCCTCTCCCCTATCAATCTTTCTACTTCGTTCCGCGAATCGTACACGAGTGCAGCTACGTGAGCCTGGCGACCTGTTCTTCGAAACGAGGGACGCCGCTTGATGAATGTGGTTACGTGGGAAATCGAGCATCAATTAGTTGAAAGCCCGCTCGTCGCTCCCCTAGCGTGAGCCGCGTCGAGGAGGAGCTCCGTCGATTTCACCGGGACCAATTCCATTGCAAAGTATTAAAAGACGTCAACGTGCGCGTGTGCGTGCATGTGCGTTGGATCTTCTTCAACCTCTTTCCACCATCCGACGTAATTGTTTGATAACGAAATCGATTCGATGTTACGAAGACGTTTCGGTTGTCCCAACGTTGCGCGTTTCTAAACACGCGCTTCGATCGGAGTGTcttcgtttcattgttccgaTCGAATTTGTTTTACTCTTTTTCAGTCGATAGTAAAACGTGGGAGGCGACGGTTTCGTTTCATTTTAATGCACGGCTCGTGTTCTCATTGTTCGACGATGTTGCATCAATGCGTGCATATTTTACATAGATTTCGAAGCTCACGGGAAACATCGAGCATCGCGTACAACATATTTAAACGTTACTTTCGGAGAGTttgttaaattttatttaaattcgtTACTAATTGTTACTAATCTACAGTTTCATACGTTCATTTTCAAGTATAAAAGTGCTGAAAAACGTGGGACCATTTTCATGTTCTCTTTGATAGAATACCAGTCGTTTCGTTTAATGCAGGATAAAGCTGTTAATTTAATTCTACATTTTTTCGCATGAAATAATCCCTGTTCACTTTAGATGATTTTTAATCATCGTTCTACGAACACATTAAACAAATAgtctttaattaattaaatacatCGTATTTCACACTTTCTTTTCTAGCCTTTTTCTACATCCATTGTCCATTATTTTCTCGGCTAATGATTTCTGCACGGCAATGTGCAACTATCGATAGATACTGACCATAAATATCAACGTGTCGGACGTTTCAGGATCAGTAATTGTCGACGATGATATCCACTATTTGTCTCACAGGACAAATATTGAAATATTAGTCGAACAGTTTAATCCTCCTTCCTTTCAACGTGTACAATCGTCTACAAGTACAAAATATTTCGATTTCACAAATATATGTTCAGATTTTCGTGCATTTATTCAAAGTGCAGTTCGTTTCCGTAATTTCGCGAAACAAACGATATTATTTTGTCTCCAGCGCATCTATCCGATAAGTTAAAAGACACTGTCTATTATCCAAAATGAAACCGAGAATGCTCGTTCGACGATCCCTCGTCCGATGCCGATCCATATTATCGCCAACGAACAAACGTTTCTTCCGGCGCCAGACGCGCGATATCGACGATTATTACCTGAATATTCTCGATGTTATCGATCAGCCGATATTACCAGCGGTCCCCGTGCTTCAGACGTTCGAACGACGTCGTAACAGCACCACAACAGAACGCTAATTAACTTGAACACCGGCGTGGGACTGGTCTTCAGGATGCAAACCGCCTAGCACAGATTTTCACAGCGCGATGCGCGATCTAAGATCGCTCGATTCCAAATTTCCACCTCATTTCGCGACTGATCGAGTGAAATATTAGATGGAAATTGCATTCGAGGAAAAAAGACCGATAGAACAACCCTGGGCTTTTCCTATCCCTAAACATTCATTCGATCGACCGTGTTCCGCATTTCCCTAATGATCCACGAGAAAAATCAGCTGCGTACCCTGAATAAAGGTGATATTTATACGATACGATAATAGGATAATTGAATTCGTTGCTAAGAtgaaaatatttacacgaacgGTGTTAAAAATTTCTGTAACGTGGCAGCGGGAGCATTCGCCAAACCTCAATCCGATTACGTGACAAACAAAACGCCACCCTCGGCCGTTCGCTATAAATCAAAGTAACTCTCAATCATCGGGACAGTTTCATTAAAAACAGTGAACCAGGTCATCGATGAACTTTCGCACCTAAGTTGGCCCGCTTTGCCTTTCGACCTCCTGGCGAGTGTCGCGCGCAGCCCGACGTACCACTTAAAAGTGAACGTTATATATGACGGCCTTTTATTTTATATAGCCCCGCCGAAAAATGTCCCGACACCGTGAATTCAGGTCGACCCTTTGTAATTTGACAGCGCCGAGCCTAAAAGGCTTTCGAGCGTCTTCGGTGATCCGTTTTCCGCGGTGCTAAATCATAGAAGACGTGGCTTCTGTCTAACATCGCCGAAGGCCTTGATACTTAGTACCATTTTTGCAAGCAGTTGAAAGCATCGAAACACTTGGAATCGGTTCGATTCGACAAACGCGATTAACACATTTCACCGCGGTAATTTAACGTCGAGGAAGTTTCTGTCGCAAGTGAAACGTAAATTACGTTCCTCGAAGCGGTGGAAGGCATTTCACCTCGATAGCCGTGGCGAGGCACGTTCGTTGCGTTCAGAAAACAGAGTGCCGGTAACGCGTCGCCGGGTTTTCTAATAGGCCGAATTTTCTTTCCCCCGAAGCGAAGAAGCCAAAAGATGAGGAAGGGACGTGTTCCTCGCCGTTCGTTGAGAACATTTATCAGAAAAAGTCAACGTTTCGCAAGAAATACCGTTCGTGCCTCGCGCGATGCGCGCGAAGCAACACGAAGAGCGCGGTTGCTGGTGGTAGATGACGAATGAACTGGAATACAGGACCTACGCTGGCGGATTGCGCAAAAACTTGCTGCAAGGACATTAATAACGCATCATTCTCGCGCGAAAACTTTAATCGTTGGATCCAAAAGTCGAAAGATTTATCAACGTTCACCGAAATTTATAGTGTCTACGAGCGATGTCGGTCCATGTACCACATATATTTCCCCAGGGAGACCCAAATATTCCATAATGATTATTTTCTAATAAACTTGTGCAACAACGCTTCGTCGAACATCGCGCTCAATTTGCAACGATAATTTCGCGAAACCACATTTCGACGAATGAAAACACCCTCGAAGGATGGAGGATGTGGCATGCATCGAAACGAGTGGTACGTTTAAACGAATTGCCGAGACTGCAATTTAGGGAGCATCTGGACGAGTGACAAGTCACAGGGGCAGGGGAGGGGTTGGAAAGGACCACTGGGTTATGGTGAGTAAAGGCGTGTTTCCTTTAAAACACGGCGAAGAAACAGCACGTCGAGCGAAACGAAGTAATATGGTAGCACTTCGTGCCTGCACGATGGCGATGTTACACGGGCAATCGGAGAGAAGAGATACTCGAACGATTTATCATGTCCCGCATGGTTCGTGTCCTACGTTTTCCTTTCTCCAGCCTTTTTTCCTTTCTCGCTCGATCGATGGTACATATCTGCTGTTTTAAAGGTCCATATTGCGATCCTTTCGGGTATAAAATTCTATCGAAGCAAGAAGAGATAGCTGGTATTGCGAGGAATCGGTGGGGATTATAAAATTAGAGGATTTGATGTGATTTTCTGGTAGAACGAGGGAACGATGAGATATAAGTTCGTCGAGTAAAGTTCGTGCACCATCGCGAAGATAATATCTCATAACAATTCAATTATGGTCAAGAATTGCGATGATACGTATGTATATCACGTTCGAACCTCGTTTTCCTTACGGCTCGAGCTTAGAGTTATTCTGAAACCAGCCTCGTATCCCGCGGGAGTTCATAATTCACATACAATCATTTCAACTGTGCTATGCTACGCTGAAGAGTAATAGAATTACCAGGCCAGTCATACGAACGTACAACCCGCAACCAACGACATTTGTCAGCCGCCATTTGTGTGTATTACTTTTGACaaattgttactttttgtaatagAATTATGGCACAAATAATATATTAGAGAATATCTATGGTACACGTTTAAAACTGTACTGTTTTACTTCTCGCGTAAATCCTTTGACGAAATCGAAAATTTCTCACGTTTCGCTTGAAAAAATCGTATAAATATTAGATAGCTTGTAAGCGCTGATTTATATGAGGAATTATGAGGATCCGTGATTAACAAGAAGCAAAAAATAAAACCCGCTGTAACGTGATATAATCCATTAAGTTAACGCATTTTTCTCAGCTAATGAAGTTCAGGGGTGACAACGAAATACATTTATTTAACGAATACCTATTAGTTATTTCTTTGTATTTCCCGGCTGATATTTAAGACGGTCGCAGGCATATAATTTCGCACTTTTTTCGCTGCTCCCAGCACTTCTGACAGTTCAATTAACTTGATTTAATTCGCGATTATTTCTTAACGAATAGAAGCGTAGAGTAAAGGATATACTTTCCCTAAAAATGTTGTATTCTTCTAATAATTAGATTTAAGTTACCCTTCTTCATTGAGAAGACACGTTTAAACGAAGACGTATACAAAATTATTCTCAATTTCGTCAAGAAAACGTAAATTCGTGTACTGtttcatttcgttttaagaacagTAGCGCGAAACGGAAACTGAACAGCAAAAACGAAATGAAGATGCATGGGCAGTAAATTAAAACTGCATCACTCAACGGCGACGTGAAATAGAACGTTTCTATCTTAAAAAAAATCAAAGAATTGCTGTTATTAAATCTGCTGCAGTTACCCATACATCACTCTATGCCCGTCGAAACCCCGTTTATCCCTACAGAGAAGCATTTGTTTTATTTTCTAACCATTTTTATTCtttgaaattgaaaaattaaaactCCTCGACTCTTATAAAAAAATATAGCACTTTACACGTAATAAACGTTTGTTTATTACATTCAAAAAAACTAAAATAGAGATAGGAAAAACAGAAACTGCGGATATTCAGCTTGTAGGAAAACCGTCGAATATCTTTTCGAAGCTGTTAAACTTTTCCAATTTGAGGGAAAAATTCCCCCGGAAAGTTTTCTTGGAGTGGTCATCCTAAACTCTCATTTGGTCAGCATTTATGACGTCTGTGATTACTCTCTATTGAATGGAAGCAACAAATGCATCCTCCGTGCGGTTCATTTCGCAGTATAAAATTACTCGTTGCGTTACTATCTCATCTTTCTAGTATTAAAAAAAACAATATCTTATATTTCCTAACAGAGTATGTCATTCTCTCTTAAAAAGACGCAACAGTCGTTTGAAAAATCTGCACGATAACTGGTGCAATATTTGCTTATCATACTAGAAAAACAATTCCATTGTACCAGCTGCGTGAAATTCGAATGTTAATGTGTCGAAGAGGGAAGGAAGTCTATCGTAGTTTATTACAGACAATGAAAGGACGTTGTATCTTAtaaagtaataaaaataaaaattaaaagacTTGACATCGTTTACTTAAAACCATTTACTTGCACCAGAATAAACTTGCTTCCCTCGCAACTCCTTATCCTACATCATAGACTCTGTAAATGAGTAAACTTTAACAAAACTTGCTACATCCAACATTGTTAGATTAATAGCAAATTTCactctatctttctctcttaTCGCCTTACTAAACAACCCTTTCAACATAGGGGTGAAATATATGTACCATATGATACAAACATACAAGTATCATGTAACCACGTGGATAGCTCCAGCTGGTAAAAAATATACATCCTACCCGTTGCTTTACTTACAATCGATAATCCAGAACAATTTAAACCACTTACTCCGTTAATCAACCTTCACTGCTCCCATTGGACGAAATATGTAATCCATTAGTAATCTGTAACAGAACGAAACGAAACAGTTAGAACCAAGATCTGCAAGAGTATAACGACACAATAATCAGACTCGAAAGATAGTTCAAAAGGCCAAAGAAACTCTGTAGATAATTCAAACGATGGAATATTCAaacaaaaggatgataatgtaAAAGTTACAGAAACTGATTTATACTTACGTTAATAATGTTCAATATGTAGTGAATATTGTAGCGTACTGATTAAACTATGAACTAAAACGTAAGGACCGAACGAAAACGTAGCTAAAACGATGAAAATAGTACACAGTTCATAAGCAACCGCGTGAACGTACTGCCATGACACGTCCGACCGCCGCCAGAGGACGACTCACACTGATCGTACTGTTTTGTTGCCCGCGCAGCCCGTACGCGCCAACGTTTGTTGTTTCGCCACTTTATATCTCTTCTACGAATGTTCGACTCACCTACAATAACAATAAAATGGTTGTACCGAAACTAAATATTGTCATGACATTACAGATACCATTTAGGTCAGAATTACTTCTGTATTTCGCTAGATAATTCAATATAATTCTTCAGCTCTTTCCTTTACGTTATACTTTACTACATCATTAAGGGCTACTAAATTCAAGTGTTTTATGTTTAAAGAATGGCGTCATGTATTTTTTATACATCATACATACACGGAAACAAATGAATAAATGAATGAGGATATAATTAAATgttagttttattttatttatcatCATTGAATTGCAGAAGCAAAACTTCGTATGTTATAACCGCTCCAGCTACCTGCAAGTATACCTTTTCAATTATAAATTGTACTACAAATTTTTATTACACGCATATGTATAATTAATAGGAATATGTTCGCATACCGCAAGCATAAAATTTCTCGTTATTGAAAAGAAACGTAATCCTGTTAGAGCTACTTCGTCCGTAGAAAGTTGACATTGCAATCTCTGAGCCTGTGAAGAAATATTTTTGTTATCATTTACCAAATTGAAACTTTTGATCGTCAACATTTTAATTGATTGATGGAGTTCCTTTACCATAACTGAATTAGTTTAAAAGAATTGACTGCAATAATACAGCGAAATATTTAGGAAACTTAATTACCTCGATGCTGTAATTTGATGTTGAACAATTATACAAATAAGGTAACGCCTTCTTACTTTGATCGTGTATTCTAGCAGTCAGTAAAATAACAGCACAAGTGCGACCAATAAGAAATGCGAAAGAGCCGAAAAAATAAGCCGCGGCCAAAGAGCTGTTCTCCTCTGATGTGATTCtaacagaaaaaagaaagaagagagaggtaaagcgacacgcgtatcacattatttttataaatcaTACTTACGATAGGCCATTTAGTAGTTGAAGACAAATGAAATATAAGTTGTTCGCAAAAGATAAAAGGATGATAGGAGAAATGTATTCATCCACTTTTTTCACGACGCAACTTAACATTGCGTAGTCTTCGCGGAGTTCATTCCAGTGAAACGTCGGTCGATACTTCGTCACTGTGATTATCAGTTTCTTATTTAAAGATTTATACCTTTCAGCCAAACCAGTAGCCACCTGGAAAGTAATGCAGAGAATTAAAACATTTATTGCTTCCATTAGCACATCGTTCAGCGTCTTCCTGTATTTAAAGACTCGGCAATTAAGAACTAAAGAAAATATTTAGTTAATTATTTACCAGCATGATAAAGAGATCTGTGAAATTCCATGTGAAAGTCGCCACCTTACTGACAGCAAAGATGTACAGGCCAAAGATAAAATTGTAATCCACTGAAAATAAGCGTAACTTTAATTAGAAAACGCCGCCTGCGTAACGTTTGATGATTTACGGTACTTTTGCGAAATCGAGTCTCACTTGTATCAAAAAGGAATGAATGCGATTGTAAGGTGTATATTTGCAGAAAGTTACGAAATGTCGAGTTCGATGCATTCCAGTCATAGCCTTTCGCGTTATTAAACACGCTTAGAATGTGTTCTATGAGAGACAACACCAGAACCACAGAACTTATGAAGAAAAACTTCCATCGAAGACGGGTAATCCGTGCAGAATTGCTGTACAGAAGGAATTCAGATCAGTGTAACActttatgtttcataaatcaCTGAGATTATAATTAAACAATTATTAGTTAGGTGCAATAGCAATGGTTAATACGAATAAAACACGAAATTCATTTAGCAGACTAATCCATTGCTAGATAGGCAAATGTTTCACAGCTGATTTCCTCGGAAACAAATTAAAGCATCGTATCAAAAATGCTCTCCACCGTACATTTATACGAGCAATTACAACATTTCCAGCTATACTACGAATTTTGCGTTTTGTATAGCTCGTAACTGCGTTAACAAGAATGTTCTGCTCGTTCCTCCTTAATACTTTACAATTGCAGGAAAACAAATACATTTGCATCTCGTGCGCTTTTGAAAATTTCTCGCTATCGCGGAAAAAGTGTCCGATCGGAGATCGGATCGTCAGGAAATCTCGCGGTATCACGTTTGCACGGTAAAATAAACCAATTATTGCGGCTTCCCGGCGCAATACTGATTAGTGGCTGTGCAAGAAGTTCGCGTGCGCGCCAGATAAAGTCACAAACAACGCGATTAGTAAACCCGTGTGTCGTGCCACATTTTGTACCTACGAACAGTGTCGCGATATCGACCTGTCTAAGTATTGTTCCATGGCCCTCCACTCGTATTGGAATGGTATCCACCGAGACGACAGCCAGAAAAATAGGATACTGGCCAACAGACTGTTCCCATAGAATACCGCGCCAACTGTTGCTGCACCTATGCcacctaaaacgcaatataataTCACCAGTTTATCTCACCTTCCTTTATCGCGTGCTGCCGAGGAAAACAGGGGCTGTTTCGTGTTAAACGCCCCTCCCGTATGATTAACCGCAGAAATTGACGGCTATTCAAGAAAGTATTCCAGATCAAAGATCATCGTTGTGCTTTTTTTTATAACGCTTTTTCTAGTTAGGTATAATTTTTTATGGAATACAAAAATTCGTATTTGTCTATACGTAAATGTTCTCCTCGAATGTTCAACTGAACATGAAATTATTTACAAATATAGGCTAGAATTAGTCATGGGAAATATTCGAGTTACCCTCAAACAGCTCTTTCTCTCCATCTCTCCCTGTCTGAcacgaaatattgaaattaaaaTATCTGTAAACTACATATTCCTTACATGAGCAGTTATAAAAAAAAAGCAACCCCTAACGCGGCGACGATATAAATCTCGACTGCAACCAGTGAGACATGGGTGAAAGTTGGGAAGATAGTATCAAGGCATCGACCACGATGATATATGTATAAATCGCGACCGCGTGGTAGCCAGATATATATCTTTGAAGTACGCACCCTAAGGAGCTCTACCCATCAACCACACTGACATAACTGGATCAGTTCATATTTCATATTATAGCTGTTTAGCGTTTCTCCCTACTACTATCctgaataaatgagttttataGGTAACGAGTACCTCCTTCGTAACAAACGCGTGAATACATAGTGTAACATTCGGTAGAATTTGAACGATGACTCGCAGGATTGTTAAACAacacatatattataataaaatatagacTGATTTCGCTTACCGCGTCTTTGCAAGGTGTCAACGTTGAATGTTTTCAGCATGTGGATCACCGATAGAGCAGTCATGAAGAAAAACATCGTAGCGATGAAGCCCGAATAAATAGTGAGAAATGAGAATATTTTGAACTGAAGTTTCGAGAGCGACGAAGATCGGACACCAGCTACTGGAAACATACCAAACACCTGGGCGACGTTCAAAACAGGCCCAATCGCACAGTGAAAACTCTCTATCGTCTATAAAAAGATGAACAATATTAATACGAAATTCCTAAAATATACAACTTTATACATAACAATATTCACTAAAGTTATTTGAATAACAAGTGAATGAAAAATAATTATAAGTATATCTCTTCCCTATCTTGTGAAAATGTTTCTTGAATTAATAATGAAATTCTCACGCTGATATCTGTAGTATAACTTCGTTCGTCATCGCGAATTGCTCCAACAGACAAACTACTTGTTTGAGTCATGTTTAATTCCTCGTCATTATTATTATCCCTTTGGTACATGAAAGAGGACCAGATCTTTTGACTAGACTCCCCGCTTCTATGGGGTACTTCATTTATGACTCCTTTAGATTGTAGCATAATGAACTGGGCCTTTGAATACGTGTTCATAAATGGAACCATTAAATCGTTACCTAATATGATCCTAAAAAATTCTAAAAACATGCATTTATTAGGTGACAATGAAATGAATTAATTATTGTTTCTTAAACTGTACTTGTGGTAATTATATGCAAGACATATAACGATAAAGCTGATAAAACTAACATCATGTTGGACGGAAAGTTTTCTTCTGCGTTTTATACACAATGACGCTATAATATCCGATTATATAATTCTTTGATAAGTACCTACTTATACTTCTGTTTCTTGCGTTATCTAAATGAATGCACATTTATTCGTAAATCGGATTTATTTGCCGAATCTAGCGTGTCAGCTTCGATGTCTTTTGTCGAAGAAAATATTTAAATGGGCCTCGACTTGTAGATTTAATACGACTTGTATTCATCAATGCCATTAATACTGTACTTCATCGATCGAATAACACTGGCGTTATACGTGCtaatattttacattttatCGTCCCTGAAATAAAAACGTCGTTGTTTCAGGAATACCAGATAATATCTCCTGTTCCCGATCGCTTAGTTTTCATCGTGTTGTGTCAGAGATAACGTTAAGAGAACGCGCGATTAATAAATTTCGATGGGATTCTATGCATAAATGGTATTGTTCGCAGGACTGTTCAATTAATTACCCAGCATTGTGGACACTTACGGGTGTGACGCATGAGACAACTGATACCAATAATGCATTACATTCCAGGAAAAAAGGTAGCTTGTGTGTGTCTACAGTGTGAAGCAACGTGTTGGAATTGAAAATTTTTGTTGATTTGAAACGACGTCCATACTCCATATATTTGATACACCTACGCAAACATAGTATCCTGAGGAAGAACTAGACTAAACTAATTTCTTTTAAAAGAATTACTGAAATTTTACTGGAAAGCATATATAAATTTGTACGGATTATTTTTGATACGTGAATGGTCTTTTGTAACATTTAATAAAACGAGTATTTGTTCTATTTCAAGAACAGCAGACATCTGGAGAACATATTGATAGAGAAAAGACCATAATGCTACTATTCTCACGTAAAAATATCTTTGACGCAGCTGACCCTGGAGAATTCGTAGCTGTTTGTAATAATATCGATTTTTCAGTATTAAGCTTTTATGAAACTGTAAAATCGCTAAAATTATAGCATCGTATCACCGCGTGCTTTAGCTTGGGTGTaccattcttttattttttatagGTATGCACAAATTAGTTGAGAGCTATGAGATTAAAGAGAAATAAAAATACAGTGAATCAATTTCTAAATATtcgtaaatacatatatatttcatGCTTTGAATAACATTTTTAATACATGTAATTTGAAAGTTTAAATGTTAGTGGAATGTTATTTATCTAAAAGAGAAAAAGGTACTCACACAGTAGCCTGTCTAAAATTCTCATATTTTTAACATTTTCTGTTGTGGAAAACGGAAACCGAGAATGCAACAGGTCGAATTTTAACGAGAATAAAGAATCCACTGCACGAGTGTGCCAATGTGTACTAACTCGTAAAAAGTTTCTTGATTCAGGAGAATTGAACTACATACTCGGGCCTGCGCCATACACGCCTGATCAGATAGGCGTTTATACTACTGATCCTTCGTACGCTTGCTTAACGTTTATAAATTGCGATTGCATGATCCGATATATGCATATAATCCTTTGACTTTATTTATAAAATTCAGTGCTTATTCATTTTTACCCTTCTTATTCGAAATTTTAGTAGAAATTTTAGCTCTGTGAGCTTTGTCTTATTGAATAGTTACTATACTCTTAATTCATGAAATAAAATT encodes:
- the LOC143423081 gene encoding gustatory receptor 5a for trehalose, translating into MFLEFFRIILGNDLMVPFMNTYSKAQFIMLQSKGVINEVPHRSGESSQKIWSSFMYQRDNNNDEELNMTQTSSLSVGAIRDDERSYTTDISTIESFHCAIGPVLNVAQVFGMFPVAGVRSSSLSKLQFKIFSFLTIYSGFIATMFFFMTALSVIHMLKTFNVDTLQRRGGIGAATVGAVFYGNSLLASILFFWLSSRWIPFQYEWRAMEQYLDSNSARITRLRWKFFFISSVVLVLSLIEHILSVFNNAKGYDWNASNSTFRNFLQIYTLQSHSFLFDTMDYNFIFGLYIFAVSKVATFTWNFTDLFIMLVATGLAERYKSLNKKLIITVTKYRPTFHWNELREDYAMLSCVVKKVDEYISPIILLSFANNLYFICLQLLNGLSITSEENSSLAAAYFFGSFAFLIGRTCAVILLTARIHDQSKKALPYLYNCSTSNYSIEAQRLQCQLSTDEVALTGLRFFSITRNFMLAVAGAVITYEVLLLQFNDDK